In Bacillota bacterium, a single genomic region encodes these proteins:
- a CDS encoding amidohydrolase family protein encodes MYDRALYHNACVHTMDPRCPKASAIAVAGGRIVAVGTREEAEAALCGRYQRIDLRGSTVVPGFIDCHIHFVWYALGARRLNLDQVTSIDEIVRMVAERAARTKPGEWILGHGWNRSIWKDGGVPTRAHLDAASLGRPVALTSKDGHSMWVNSAALAAGGVSGRTQDPEGGKIERDASTGEPTGILRESAQALVERVIPAPSLAECVEAVAAAIPHLHELGVVGIHDCEDDLAFRTFQSMASGRELGLRVYMMIPHSNLHHAIELGLTTGFGNSHLRVGPLKVFADGALGSQSAVLLEPYSTNPESTGILTTTPEELVDVISRASGAGIAVAVHAIGDKANRMVLDAFEAAARAAQAPACVPSRAGAGAEDPGKAGATQGRGLRHRIEHAQLVHPDDLDRFAALDVIASVQPVHATSDRYMADLHWGKRESLAYAYRSLAAAGARLAFGSDAPVEAPDPIEGIFAAVTRKRADEVRLPGWRTEECLTVEQAVHGYTLGAAFASGEEHLKGSIAPGKLADFVVLSQDLFAARPDDIINTRVLATVLGGDVVFDRMGITG; translated from the coding sequence ATGTACGACAGAGCTCTTTACCACAATGCGTGCGTCCATACCATGGATCCACGGTGCCCCAAGGCATCAGCCATTGCCGTGGCCGGCGGCAGGATCGTTGCGGTCGGAACGCGCGAGGAAGCAGAGGCCGCATTGTGCGGGCGCTACCAGCGGATCGATCTCCGAGGCTCCACTGTCGTCCCCGGATTCATCGACTGCCACATCCACTTTGTGTGGTACGCCCTCGGCGCGCGGCGCCTGAACCTCGACCAAGTCACGTCCATCGACGAGATAGTCCGGATGGTAGCCGAGAGGGCAGCTCGCACGAAACCCGGTGAATGGATCCTCGGCCACGGGTGGAACAGGAGCATCTGGAAGGACGGCGGCGTCCCAACACGCGCCCACCTCGACGCGGCGTCTCTCGGCCGTCCCGTGGCGCTCACGAGCAAGGACGGTCACAGCATGTGGGTGAACTCCGCAGCCCTCGCGGCAGGGGGGGTGAGCGGGCGAACCCAAGACCCCGAAGGGGGCAAGATAGAACGCGACGCGAGCACCGGTGAGCCCACGGGCATCCTGCGCGAAAGCGCCCAAGCCTTGGTGGAAAGGGTCATCCCTGCCCCCAGCCTGGCCGAGTGCGTGGAGGCGGTCGCCGCCGCCATACCGCACCTGCATGAGCTAGGCGTGGTCGGCATCCACGACTGCGAGGACGACCTCGCCTTCAGGACGTTCCAGAGCATGGCGAGCGGGCGTGAGCTGGGGTTGCGAGTGTACATGATGATCCCACATTCCAATCTTCATCACGCCATCGAACTGGGACTCACTACGGGATTCGGGAACTCGCACCTGCGCGTCGGTCCTCTGAAGGTGTTCGCCGACGGCGCACTCGGGTCTCAGAGCGCGGTGCTCCTCGAGCCGTACTCGACCAACCCCGAAAGCACGGGCATCCTCACCACGACTCCCGAGGAGCTCGTCGACGTGATCTCACGAGCGTCAGGGGCGGGCATAGCGGTCGCAGTCCACGCCATCGGCGACAAGGCGAACAGGATGGTTCTGGATGCCTTCGAGGCGGCCGCGCGAGCGGCTCAGGCGCCTGCTTGCGTGCCTTCGCGGGCCGGCGCGGGCGCAGAAGATCCCGGCAAGGCCGGCGCGACACAGGGAAGGGGACTCAGACACCGGATAGAGCATGCCCAGCTGGTGCATCCTGACGACCTGGACAGGTTCGCGGCTTTGGACGTCATCGCTTCAGTCCAACCCGTCCACGCCACCTCGGACCGGTACATGGCCGACTTGCATTGGGGTAAGCGGGAGTCTCTGGCCTACGCCTACAGGTCCCTCGCCGCGGCCGGCGCACGCCTTGCGTTCGGCTCGGACGCGCCTGTGGAAGCCCCAGACCCTATAGAGGGAATCTTCGCGGCCGTGACGCGAAAGCGCGCAGATGAAGTTCGGCTGCCCGGCTGGCGCACGGAGGAATGCCTTACGGTAGAACAGGCCGTCCACGGCTACACACTGGGCGCGGCATTCGCCTCCGGCGAGGAGCACCTGAAGGGATCGATTGCCCCCGGCAAACTCGCCGACTTCGTAGTGCTCTCCCAGGACCTCTTCGCTGCTAGACCCGACGACATCATCAATACCCGAGTGCTAGCCACGGTTCTAGGGGGCGACGTGGTGTTCGACAGGATGGGAATCACAGGCTAA
- a CDS encoding MarR family transcriptional regulator — translation MDDLDYAVQMRELLRKLVRGIGLLDREDAECCGMTLSQCHALGEIAADEGLTVGELAGRLCVDPSAVTRITDALVQSGLLKRAGDPEDRRQVRLHLTAEGKALWEDTQRVMAERAGALARRIPVTERESVLTALERLVEALGDEGYLLRSWAKGGCQGGGERKGAEAGKGDPCSIRSRGEEV, via the coding sequence ATGGATGACCTGGATTACGCGGTGCAGATGCGGGAGCTACTGAGGAAGCTCGTTCGGGGGATCGGGCTGCTCGACCGCGAAGACGCCGAGTGTTGCGGGATGACATTATCCCAGTGTCACGCGCTTGGTGAAATCGCGGCTGACGAAGGATTGACCGTTGGCGAGCTCGCCGGGCGGCTGTGCGTGGATCCAAGCGCGGTGACGAGGATAACCGATGCCCTCGTCCAAAGCGGGCTTCTGAAAAGAGCGGGAGACCCAGAGGATCGCAGGCAAGTGAGGCTACACCTTACAGCCGAGGGAAAGGCGCTCTGGGAGGATACGCAGAGGGTGATGGCTGAAAGGGCAGGCGCTCTGGCGAGACGGATCCCCGTAACGGAGCGCGAATCGGTACTCACGGCGCTCGAACGTCTCGTGGAAGCGCTGGGCGATGAGGGTTATCTGCTTAGGTCGTGGGCGAAAGGAGGATGTCAGGGTGGAGGAGAGCGAAAAGGAGCGGAAGCTGGAAAGGGAGATCCTTGCTCGATACGAAGCCGTGGCGAAGAGGTTTGA
- the arsN2 gene encoding arsenic resistance N-acetyltransferase ArsN2 encodes MEESEKERKLEREILARYEAVAKRFEEDAASGCGCGASAGGPEESGGAARCCSSGPKVTGSCCDGRGAREGSGSGLRGATRDATRLDTRESGLGCARLDSLIELYPGEVLLDIGSGPGLETSKLARRVDPAWAFGLDPVARMVKVASENARRMGVRNVSFLKGSVEDIPLADESVDVVVSNCVINLAMDKERAMREVLRVLRPGGRLTVADTVWLGAPSASVRESAQAWASCIGGALEADEYPGILARVGFEHPRLKVLHAADASASSGCCEPGYCGSAAGQDDDEGRAEGGTRSVCGCTLPPEAPALASALVTAEKGGFPDGAVKIRRAEPGDLGIVVRILEAAGLPVAGVQEHFGEFMVAQAPDGTITGAAGLEAHSSSALLRSVAVLPRWRGTGVGRRLVSTQLSRLASGTHVYLLTTTAEAYFRSFGFERISAEDVPEELRQSREFQGACPQSAAVMRLVLS; translated from the coding sequence GTGGAGGAGAGCGAAAAGGAGCGGAAGCTGGAAAGGGAGATCCTTGCTCGATACGAAGCCGTGGCGAAGAGGTTTGAGGAAGACGCGGCGAGTGGTTGCGGATGCGGTGCGTCGGCGGGCGGACCGGAGGAGTCCGGCGGGGCTGCGAGGTGCTGCTCGAGCGGGCCCAAGGTCACGGGCAGTTGCTGCGACGGGCGCGGTGCACGAGAAGGATCGGGCAGCGGACTGAGGGGCGCGACGCGTGATGCGACGCGCTTGGATACTAGGGAAAGCGGCTTGGGATGCGCGCGTCTCGATTCGTTGATTGAGCTTTACCCCGGGGAGGTTCTCCTGGACATCGGGAGTGGACCGGGACTCGAAACCTCGAAACTCGCGCGGCGAGTGGATCCGGCTTGGGCTTTCGGCCTGGACCCTGTCGCCCGCATGGTCAAGGTGGCATCGGAGAACGCGCGGAGGATGGGCGTAAGGAACGTGTCATTCCTGAAAGGATCGGTGGAGGACATCCCCTTGGCCGACGAGAGCGTGGACGTTGTCGTGTCAAACTGCGTCATCAACTTGGCCATGGATAAGGAACGCGCCATGCGAGAGGTGTTGAGAGTCCTTCGCCCCGGCGGGCGTTTGACGGTGGCGGACACTGTTTGGCTGGGTGCCCCTTCCGCAAGCGTCAGGGAGAGCGCCCAGGCATGGGCATCGTGCATAGGTGGGGCGCTCGAGGCGGATGAGTACCCCGGCATTCTCGCAAGGGTCGGGTTCGAACACCCGAGGCTGAAGGTCTTGCATGCAGCAGACGCCTCGGCCTCTTCGGGGTGTTGTGAGCCAGGGTATTGCGGGTCGGCCGCAGGGCAAGACGATGACGAAGGTCGCGCGGAAGGCGGCACAAGGAGCGTTTGCGGTTGCACCCTCCCGCCTGAAGCGCCCGCGCTCGCGAGCGCTCTCGTGACCGCGGAAAAGGGCGGTTTCCCCGACGGGGCCGTCAAGATACGAAGGGCAGAGCCAGGGGACCTCGGCATCGTCGTCCGCATCCTTGAAGCGGCCGGGCTGCCCGTGGCGGGCGTCCAAGAGCATTTCGGCGAGTTCATGGTTGCCCAGGCGCCGGACGGCACGATCACGGGAGCAGCTGGCCTCGAAGCACACTCGTCCTCGGCTCTGCTGAGGTCCGTGGCCGTGCTTCCTCGCTGGCGCGGTACGGGAGTGGGCCGACGCCTGGTGTCTACGCAGCTCTCGAGGTTGGCCAGCGGAACTCACGTGTACCTGCTCACGACGACTGCGGAGGCGTACTTCCGTTCGTTTGGGTTTGAGAGGATCTCAGCGGAGGACGTTCCGGAGGAACTAAGACAGTCTCGTGAGTTCCAGGGGGCGTGCCCACAGTCCGCCGCGGTGATGCGCCTCGTTCTGTCGTAA
- a CDS encoding ABC-F family ATP-binding cassette domain-containing protein: protein MVVIQATQISKSFGTNQVISAGSFRIRAGEKVGLVGRNGAGKTTLLRLIAGLEAPDSGEIVVAPDVRLGIVEQDPSFDPGASLIEVVYDGLRELTEMEKDIARLSREMSSPEVASSPRRLDRVMREFAAVTEEFERRDGYSTDSRVAGVLAGLGFSREDRSRPVGSFSGGERTRIALARALIARPDVLLLDEPTNHLDIPSTSWLEDFLAEYEGAVVVISHDRQFLDSVVTRLLEVEDHKIIEYAGNYSWYVEEKGQRLAQQETAYELQQKEVARLEGALKHYTALSARNNKFARRAEDIRKRLARMERVERPILKRRSMGFSVSSSGQSGEWVLKAKGLTMTFGDRVLFKDADIVVKRGERVGIVGRNGVGKSTLLHLITGRKEPSAGTVRIGTGVSVGYYDQQHADLALERTVLEEMIGSTGLAPQQARDLLGRVLFRGDDVFKRVGDLSGGERSRVELARIMALGCNLLVMDEPTNHLDIDSIEVLERALAAYEGTLLVVSHDRYFLERTVDRIIEIEEGRIVDYPGGYAYYVEKKVARETSASDVPEISRGRDGAAERTRTSNKQRATSRQPKDSRDRPDAGSADHDQEAAAIEKRIMELEDVIKQLNAELADLEIYLHPERMAERAKALRDAEKELSTYYRRWEELVFTR from the coding sequence GTGGTCGTCATTCAGGCAACCCAGATATCCAAGTCGTTCGGGACAAACCAGGTGATCTCGGCAGGATCGTTCAGGATCAGGGCCGGCGAGAAGGTCGGGTTGGTCGGGCGGAACGGCGCCGGGAAAACTACCCTCCTAAGACTGATCGCGGGGTTGGAAGCGCCTGACTCCGGCGAGATCGTGGTGGCGCCGGACGTGCGGCTAGGGATCGTTGAACAGGATCCATCTTTCGACCCGGGGGCATCCCTGATAGAGGTGGTGTACGACGGCCTTCGCGAGCTCACCGAGATGGAGAAGGACATCGCGCGACTGTCTCGCGAGATGAGCTCGCCCGAAGTCGCGTCGTCCCCCAGACGGTTGGACAGGGTGATGCGCGAGTTCGCTGCCGTCACGGAGGAGTTCGAGAGGCGGGATGGATACTCCACGGACAGCAGGGTGGCCGGGGTGCTGGCAGGCCTGGGGTTTTCCCGCGAAGACCGTTCCCGCCCCGTCGGCAGCTTCAGCGGAGGCGAGAGGACGAGGATCGCGCTGGCGAGGGCGCTCATAGCCCGACCCGATGTGCTTCTGTTGGACGAGCCCACCAACCACTTGGACATCCCGTCCACGTCATGGCTCGAGGATTTCCTCGCGGAGTACGAAGGCGCAGTCGTGGTCATCTCTCATGACAGGCAATTCTTGGATTCCGTCGTTACGAGGCTCCTAGAGGTGGAGGACCACAAGATCATCGAATACGCGGGGAACTACTCGTGGTATGTCGAGGAGAAGGGGCAGAGGCTCGCGCAGCAAGAAACTGCATATGAGCTCCAGCAGAAGGAGGTCGCGAGGCTGGAGGGCGCGCTCAAGCACTACACAGCCCTCTCGGCCAGGAACAACAAGTTCGCGAGACGTGCGGAGGACATCCGAAAGAGACTCGCGCGCATGGAGCGCGTAGAGAGGCCGATCCTGAAGCGGAGGAGCATGGGCTTCTCCGTGTCGAGCTCGGGGCAGAGCGGAGAGTGGGTCCTGAAGGCCAAAGGGCTTACCATGACGTTCGGCGACCGCGTCCTGTTCAAAGACGCAGACATTGTGGTGAAGCGAGGCGAGCGCGTCGGGATCGTCGGCAGGAACGGTGTTGGGAAGTCCACCCTCCTGCACCTCATCACCGGCCGCAAGGAACCGTCGGCTGGAACCGTGCGCATCGGGACGGGCGTTTCGGTGGGGTACTACGATCAGCAACACGCTGACCTTGCGCTCGAAAGGACCGTGCTCGAGGAGATGATCGGGTCGACCGGGCTCGCGCCGCAGCAGGCACGCGACCTCCTAGGACGCGTCCTCTTCAGGGGCGACGACGTGTTCAAGCGAGTCGGCGACCTGTCGGGGGGCGAACGGAGCCGGGTCGAGCTCGCGAGGATAATGGCGCTGGGATGCAACCTGCTCGTCATGGACGAGCCCACGAACCACTTGGACATCGATTCCATAGAGGTCCTTGAGAGGGCGCTCGCGGCATACGAGGGCACGCTTCTAGTGGTATCGCACGATAGGTACTTCCTCGAGAGGACGGTCGATAGGATCATCGAGATCGAGGAAGGCCGGATCGTGGACTACCCTGGAGGGTACGCATACTATGTCGAGAAGAAGGTCGCTCGCGAGACGAGCGCCAGTGACGTGCCCGAGATTTCGCGTGGGAGGGATGGCGCGGCGGAGAGGACGAGGACGTCGAACAAACAACGCGCAACCTCGCGCCAGCCGAAGGACTCGCGGGATCGCCCAGATGCGGGAAGCGCCGATCACGACCAAGAGGCTGCAGCCATTGAGAAGCGCATCATGGAGCTGGAGGATGTCATCAAGCAGCTCAACGCGGAGCTCGCGGACCTCGAGATATACCTCCATCCCGAGCGAATGGCCGAGAGGGCCAAGGCGCTGCGAGACGCGGAAAAGGAGCTCTCCACGTATTATAGGAGGTGGGAGGAACTAGTGTTCACCCGGTAG